Proteins encoded within one genomic window of Methanosarcina barkeri str. Wiesmoor:
- a CDS encoding CARDB domain-containing protein, whose amino-acid sequence MKTEISKIIILFVFSLSLLISIPLTGASYSFEGIPLTPDAQGTFQGEVYIDGGHGLAFPPYSENFSVPDGTVRWARLYIGVWGGTENYEGWVQPEFNGQKLEQLPLAGVNDESKNVYCAGHGVYWVSYDVSNIAKTGENIVNVLTSKGEPGNKLDGRVYGAVLAAGCENEKAPTVSYQLLSGNVNLHGKGWSGTLASSNDVTKVNFSCGQVLSSKDTANLSVVYLTGSKGLPDYLEFNGKMLGTSPQNLSEKYGEKVRDIADETSNDASGGEGSSSRYFDIENFDVLDYLQTNNSAAFVRGIDLDGDGEIDDQEGEDYLHPVLAALVLSSKDTESVLPDLYPEMNVSENELVDGTPAKVSFTINNPGGICDRNCTMSFRIDGNEVSTFPIQMTASGVYSSSFSWPAVKGKHLLELSVNPENSIKESNKKNNACALNVNVKSKPELSVSLGDPVKIETKNEAASSSIIFLSFISILGSRRKKSILLLLLAVLLIMALSGCVEESHATEKTAYSIPVKIINNGEASARNFDVNISLDGKSVTVLNIPEIEGQKEIVNDIRIETLSGEHTLKAKVDEHNHIIESDEDNNEFEASRNFT is encoded by the coding sequence ATGAAAACAGAAATTTCAAAAATAATTATCTTGTTTGTCTTTTCGCTATCATTGCTAATTTCAATTCCTCTTACAGGAGCCAGCTACTCTTTTGAAGGTATACCCTTAACTCCAGATGCTCAGGGTACTTTCCAAGGAGAAGTTTACATAGACGGAGGACATGGACTTGCATTTCCTCCTTACTCCGAAAATTTTAGCGTTCCAGACGGCACTGTCCGCTGGGCTCGCCTGTATATCGGAGTTTGGGGAGGTACGGAAAATTACGAAGGATGGGTCCAGCCTGAGTTTAACGGGCAAAAGCTTGAGCAACTACCGCTTGCCGGGGTTAATGACGAAAGCAAAAACGTATACTGTGCAGGTCATGGTGTTTACTGGGTTTCCTATGATGTAAGTAATATCGCGAAAACCGGTGAAAATATTGTGAACGTCCTTACGAGCAAGGGCGAGCCCGGAAACAAGCTAGATGGAAGGGTCTACGGTGCGGTACTTGCCGCGGGATGTGAGAACGAAAAAGCACCTACAGTTTCCTACCAGCTCCTGAGCGGAAACGTAAATCTTCACGGGAAAGGCTGGAGCGGTACTCTGGCAAGTTCAAATGACGTGACAAAGGTCAATTTTAGCTGCGGACAGGTTTTGAGTAGCAAGGATACTGCAAATCTTTCGGTAGTATACCTTACAGGATCAAAAGGCCTGCCTGATTATCTTGAATTTAATGGAAAGATGCTTGGAACCTCGCCCCAGAACCTTTCTGAAAAGTATGGAGAAAAAGTTAGGGATATTGCTGATGAGACAAGTAATGATGCCTCTGGAGGTGAAGGGTCCTCTTCCAGGTATTTTGATATAGAAAATTTCGATGTGCTTGATTATCTGCAGACCAATAACTCAGCAGCCTTTGTGAGGGGAATTGACCTGGACGGGGACGGGGAAATTGATGATCAGGAAGGAGAGGACTACCTGCATCCTGTCCTTGCAGCTCTGGTTCTAAGCTCAAAGGATACGGAATCTGTCCTCCCTGATCTCTATCCTGAGATGAATGTCTCAGAAAATGAGCTGGTTGATGGAACGCCGGCTAAAGTTTCCTTTACAATAAACAATCCTGGAGGAATCTGCGATCGGAATTGTACTATGAGTTTTCGGATAGATGGAAATGAGGTTTCAACTTTCCCAATCCAGATGACGGCATCAGGAGTGTACAGTTCTTCTTTTTCATGGCCTGCTGTCAAAGGAAAACACTTGCTTGAACTTTCTGTGAATCCGGAAAACAGTATCAAAGAGTCGAATAAGAAAAATAATGCTTGCGCATTAAACGTAAATGTTAAGTCAAAGCCAGAACTTTCGGTTTCTCTTGGGGACCCTGTGAAAATCGAGACAAAGAACGAAGCTGCATCTTCTTCTATAATTTTCCTTTCTTTCATCTCGATATTAGGATCCCGAAGAAAAAAATCGATTCTACTACTTTTACTTGCGGTACTTCTAATAATGGCTTTAAGTGGCTGTGTTGAGGAGTCTCATGCAACAGAGAAAACTGCCTACTCTATCCCGGTAAAGATTATTAATAATGGAGAAGCTTCAGCTCGGAACTTCGATGTAAATATCTCTCTTGATGGAAAAAGTGTCACTGTATTGAATATTCCGGAAATTGAAGGCCAAAAAGAAATCGTGAATGATATACGGATTGAAACCCTGAGCGGGGAACACACCCTTAAAGCGAAAGTCGATGAGCATAACCATATTATTGAGTCGGATGAGGATAACAATGAATTTGAAGCCAGTCGCAATTTTACTTAA
- a CDS encoding DUF3344 domain-containing protein, whose product MKTRKVEQKGDQKKNYNTKKNREVTKKHKVKSKHKIRRVKLSQERNIFHRLAKIFCVMAGLCCLLALPAMAQAPEKNGYIADKPLETYVHDTVKGDLYYSVGGSYYSGKVYPGDVYSVTHNVDLPEGATVKFARLYNYWTWSAEGVTGRYPEMKLSFNGNELTPEKEYSDRKGWGIYDYPTGTWAYNVTDLVSGSGTYSTEVENIGPDASFVCIDGVGLLIVYMDSNGKDIEYWINEGADELNSQIDESGNPLYYATSNETICEMLKPTLQLPVRSATLWTIAQSGNWNDNTLLVNDQKFPGITNGEPYPDLDTDMRDITGYLKSGENSILFQAIGDYVVPSGAFLVIEKDPQAKETAQASEETSGKSEETGKTQENSGTEASKTPGFGFEYALALLIGGKLVAGHRQKKG is encoded by the coding sequence ATGAAGACAAGAAAAGTAGAACAAAAAGGAGATCAAAAGAAGAATTATAATACGAAAAAGAATCGGGAAGTAACTAAAAAGCATAAGGTAAAAAGTAAGCATAAAATAAGGAGAGTAAAACTCAGTCAAGAGAGAAATATATTTCACCGTCTAGCAAAGATATTTTGCGTTATGGCAGGATTATGCTGTTTACTTGCCTTACCTGCCATGGCACAGGCCCCCGAAAAAAATGGATATATAGCAGATAAACCCCTTGAAACCTATGTCCATGACACAGTTAAGGGAGATCTCTATTATAGTGTAGGGGGCAGTTATTACAGCGGTAAGGTCTATCCAGGAGACGTATATTCTGTAACACATAATGTCGACCTGCCCGAAGGGGCGACCGTAAAATTCGCAAGGCTCTATAATTACTGGACCTGGAGTGCAGAAGGTGTCACGGGCAGGTACCCTGAGATGAAGTTGAGCTTTAACGGGAACGAGCTTACACCTGAAAAAGAATACAGTGACCGGAAAGGCTGGGGTATCTACGATTATCCCACAGGCACCTGGGCTTATAATGTAACAGATCTTGTAAGTGGTTCGGGCACTTATAGCACTGAAGTTGAAAACATAGGCCCTGATGCATCTTTTGTTTGTATTGACGGTGTAGGTTTGCTAATAGTTTATATGGACTCTAACGGAAAAGATATCGAATACTGGATCAATGAAGGAGCTGATGAACTCAATTCTCAGATAGATGAGAGCGGCAACCCGCTTTATTATGCGACCTCTAATGAGACAATATGCGAAATGCTCAAGCCTACCTTGCAACTCCCTGTCCGCAGTGCAACTCTCTGGACGATTGCTCAGTCCGGAAATTGGAATGATAATACTCTCCTAGTAAATGATCAAAAATTTCCCGGAATTACCAATGGAGAACCTTATCCTGACCTTGATACCGATATGAGGGATATCACAGGCTACCTGAAATCCGGAGAAAATTCCATCCTTTTCCAGGCTATAGGAGATTATGTGGTACCTTCAGGGGCCTTCTTGGTGATTGAAAAAGATCCACAGGCAAAAGAAACAGCACAGGCCTCTGAAGAAACTTCCGGAAAATCAGAGGAAACAGGTAAAACTCAGGAGAATTCCGGAACCGAGGCAAGCAAGACTCCAGGATTTGGATTTGAGTATGCCCTTGCCTTGTTAATCGGAGGAAAATTGGTTGCAGGGCATAGACAGAAAAAAGGTTGA
- a CDS encoding energy-coupling factor transporter transmembrane protein EcfT, giving the protein MKSLFRYEQKDSLLHRLDPRVKLLWLFGISVLSVVFGTPDLLAILFISTLPFWFILKPSKSRIKAMLIIFGSVLLSFTISQAFFYYWAKEPLFTLIPSSFPLVGPLTGGIYFYADGAIYGLYQSFRVMASLSAAMLVIATTHPGMLIDAFVRFFEIRIAGKRYRIGIPYEIAFMVSSAVSFAPTMLEESSIILNAMQARGLELKGDIRRKAKALKYILVPLVVNILRAGRKLAIAADTRGFRANKHRTYVNELKLKRNDYIFLIYTILLTSGGLYLSYKGFGGTVPV; this is encoded by the coding sequence TTGAAAAGCCTTTTTCGTTATGAACAAAAAGATAGCCTGCTCCACAGGCTTGACCCGAGAGTTAAACTGCTCTGGCTCTTTGGAATTTCGGTGCTAAGTGTTGTTTTCGGAACTCCTGATTTATTGGCAATATTATTCATATCAACTTTACCTTTCTGGTTTATATTAAAGCCCTCAAAAAGCAGGATAAAAGCAATGCTTATTATCTTCGGGAGTGTCCTGTTAAGCTTTACAATATCACAGGCTTTTTTTTATTATTGGGCCAAAGAGCCGTTGTTTACTCTTATTCCATCTTCTTTCCCACTGGTGGGACCTCTTACAGGAGGGATCTATTTCTATGCAGACGGAGCTATCTATGGACTGTATCAATCTTTCCGTGTTATGGCTTCTCTAAGTGCTGCTATGCTTGTTATTGCCACAACTCATCCCGGAATGCTCATCGATGCATTTGTTCGTTTTTTCGAAATTCGGATCGCAGGGAAACGTTATAGAATAGGCATTCCATACGAAATTGCATTTATGGTATCCTCTGCAGTCAGCTTTGCTCCTACAATGCTCGAAGAAAGCAGCATAATCCTCAATGCAATGCAGGCAAGAGGACTTGAGCTGAAAGGTGATATCCGTAGAAAAGCAAAAGCCCTGAAATATATCCTTGTTCCTCTCGTAGTTAATATACTCAGGGCAGGAAGAAAGCTTGCCATTGCTGCCGACACCCGAGGCTTTCGAGCAAACAAGCACAGGACCTACGTAAACGAACTCAAATTAAAAAGGAATGATTACATCTTTCTGATATATACAATCCTTTTAACGTCAGGTGGGCTTTATCTAAGCTACAAGGGTTTCGGGGGCACAGTACCTGTTTGA
- a CDS encoding ABC transporter ATP-binding protein has product MDSMLEKVSVARPTVHIKLENLTYSYPHSDSQVLSDINLELKKGEFVLLVGPSGCGKSTLVRCLNRLIPEISGGSFSGRVLLQGKDLKNEKIKKLALEVGMVFQNPETQLFRMTVAEDISFGPENLGLPIIEVLSRVEKALKAVRLEKLRDHFIFTLSGGEKQRTAIGGNLAMEPEILVLDEPTSDLDPAGTQEVLELLNKLNEEKQTTLILIEHKLDSVFEMADRMLVMEEGRLIFDGKPFEILCRKEVTLKKLGIYPPQLTEIAHLLGMDYEASIVPSYENVMKRLAELLQVPATRQLENHRWQKPETSISILSSEEYLPFVRIENLYYRLEDGSEILKNINLDIKSGEFLALLGHNGAGKTTLAGHLIGFYRPSFGRILLNGKDIEGYSTAQLSKKVGYLFQNPDSQIFMDSVTKEVRFGLENVGIPKEEIDKLVNESLETMELSAYKDRHPHSLSRGQRQRLAVASILALEPDLLVLDEPTTGQDRGHIAKFLDKIKELNKLGKTVILITHDMELVAEYAERVVVMKQGKILLDGPTANVFSNTEKLNEAGIIPPLLSRLCSDLRKQGINIPLLLTVSELKCFLQDHCPELRD; this is encoded by the coding sequence ATGGATTCCATGTTGGAGAAAGTTTCAGTTGCCAGGCCAACTGTGCATATTAAGCTTGAAAACCTAACATACAGCTACCCTCATTCAGATTCCCAGGTACTTTCGGACATAAATCTTGAACTTAAAAAAGGGGAATTTGTGCTCCTTGTGGGTCCAAGCGGGTGTGGAAAAAGTACTCTTGTCCGCTGCCTTAACAGGCTAATTCCAGAAATATCAGGAGGAAGTTTTTCCGGGCGTGTTCTGCTTCAGGGAAAGGATCTTAAAAACGAAAAAATTAAGAAGTTGGCTCTTGAAGTTGGAATGGTGTTCCAGAACCCCGAAACCCAATTGTTTCGTATGACAGTAGCTGAAGATATTTCTTTTGGGCCTGAAAATTTGGGCTTGCCCATAATTGAAGTACTGTCCCGAGTAGAAAAAGCTCTCAAAGCAGTTAGGCTGGAGAAGCTAAGGGATCATTTCATTTTCACACTCTCAGGAGGGGAAAAACAGAGGACTGCAATAGGAGGAAATCTAGCAATGGAGCCTGAGATCCTTGTTCTTGACGAGCCAACATCGGATCTTGACCCTGCAGGCACCCAGGAGGTGCTTGAACTATTAAATAAACTAAATGAAGAAAAGCAAACAACCCTTATCCTGATAGAACACAAACTTGACTCGGTTTTTGAAATGGCAGATCGTATGCTTGTAATGGAAGAAGGCAGACTTATCTTTGACGGAAAACCTTTTGAAATCCTATGCCGCAAAGAAGTAACACTTAAAAAACTCGGGATTTACCCTCCTCAACTCACTGAAATTGCCCATCTGCTGGGAATGGATTATGAAGCTTCAATAGTTCCGTCCTATGAAAACGTTATGAAGCGACTTGCTGAACTTCTGCAAGTGCCTGCTACCAGGCAACTTGAAAACCATAGATGGCAAAAACCTGAAACTTCCATTTCTATTTTATCTTCAGAAGAATACTTACCCTTTGTACGGATAGAGAACCTCTACTACAGGCTTGAAGATGGTTCGGAAATCCTGAAAAACATTAATCTGGATATCAAAAGTGGAGAGTTTCTTGCTCTTCTTGGGCACAACGGAGCTGGAAAGACAACTCTAGCAGGCCACTTGATAGGGTTTTACAGACCCTCTTTTGGAAGAATCCTGCTTAATGGAAAAGACATAGAAGGGTATTCGACAGCTCAGTTGTCAAAGAAAGTCGGGTATCTTTTCCAGAATCCAGATTCGCAGATATTTATGGACAGTGTAACTAAAGAAGTCCGTTTTGGACTCGAAAACGTGGGTATTCCCAAAGAAGAAATTGACAAACTGGTAAACGAATCCCTGGAAACAATGGAACTTTCAGCTTATAAAGATAGGCACCCTCACTCTCTCTCGAGGGGGCAACGACAGCGCCTGGCAGTAGCTTCTATTCTTGCTCTCGAGCCGGACCTTCTTGTTCTGGACGAACCGACAACAGGGCAGGACAGAGGGCACATCGCAAAGTTCCTGGATAAGATTAAGGAACTGAACAAACTTGGGAAAACAGTCATTCTCATAACACATGACATGGAACTTGTAGCCGAGTATGCTGAAAGGGTTGTCGTGATGAAGCAAGGCAAAATCTTGCTGGACGGGCCAACAGCAAATGTGTTCTCGAACACGGAAAAATTAAATGAAGCTGGAATCATCCCACCCCTCCTTTCAAGGCTTTGCTCGGACCTTCGAAAACAAGGAATTAATATCCCTCTGCTGCTAACGGTTTCCGAATTGAAATGTTTCCTCCAGGATCATTGTCCAGAGTTGAGGGATTGA
- a CDS encoding MoaD/ThiS family protein has translation MSRKVHITIQAGEISEQTVEVAESATYEDLLNTLDINQETVLVLNGGNAVPLDGTVSSDRLTILRVVTGG, from the coding sequence GTGAGTAGAAAAGTACACATAACAATCCAGGCTGGAGAGATTTCTGAGCAGACCGTAGAAGTAGCTGAGAGCGCTACCTACGAAGACCTGCTTAATACTTTGGATATAAATCAGGAAACAGTACTTGTATTAAATGGAGGGAATGCTGTTCCCCTTGATGGAACAGTCAGTTCCGATAGACTTACAATTCTCAGAGTTGTCACAGGGGGCTGA
- a CDS encoding MBL fold metallo-hydrolase: MSSSEDKRLSRESLKSKRPECEKSYTVINIPMGHSNSYLIVSAGMGVLVDAGCPGKIKNIQNALEQNNLAFQDIVLIILTHTHYDHTGCLAEIKKRSGAKVLVHASEKRCLEKGITPFPRGTMWFSKMISEIGNSLMVSKSKYQPVNPDIVVGNEYDLGKYIPGAKVISTPGHTAGSISLVIGNDAAFVGDTLFNVVPWSVFPPFANDIRELLESWQRLIAASCRTYFPGHGRSIPFQKLKISYEKRTKRSEENF; encoded by the coding sequence ATGAGTTCCAGCGAAGACAAGCGGCTAAGCCGTGAGAGCTTGAAAAGTAAAAGACCAGAATGCGAGAAGTCTTACACCGTTATTAATATCCCAATGGGGCATTCAAACTCTTATCTGATAGTTTCAGCTGGTATGGGGGTTCTTGTGGATGCAGGATGTCCGGGCAAAATCAAAAACATTCAAAATGCCCTAGAACAGAACAACCTTGCTTTTCAGGATATAGTTCTGATCATTCTCACTCACACTCATTATGATCATACAGGCTGCCTTGCCGAAATAAAAAAACGGAGCGGAGCAAAAGTTCTGGTTCATGCATCAGAAAAAAGATGCCTGGAAAAGGGCATAACTCCCTTTCCAAGAGGTACCATGTGGTTCTCAAAAATGATATCGGAAATTGGAAATTCCTTGATGGTCTCTAAATCAAAATATCAGCCTGTCAATCCTGATATAGTAGTAGGGAACGAGTATGACCTTGGAAAATATATCCCTGGTGCAAAAGTCATTTCCACACCTGGACATACTGCAGGCTCGATAAGCCTTGTGATTGGAAATGACGCTGCATTCGTAGGAGATACGCTTTTCAATGTCGTGCCCTGGAGTGTCTTTCCTCCTTTTGCAAACGACATCCGTGAACTTCTAGAAAGCTGGCAGAGGTTGATTGCTGCAAGTTGCAGGACATATTTTCCAGGTCACGGCAGATCCATACCCTTCCAGAAACTAAAAATCTCATACGAAAAAAGAACAAAAAGAAGTGAAGAGAACTTTTGA
- a CDS encoding methanogenesis marker 16 metalloprotein produces the protein MNGALDNTGTSRTIPEIQDKIDAGDAIVLTVTEISERIQAGEDIKLEDVDVVTTATRGIMSGTYAVLSFKVSEPDSFVKASEVLLNGVPAVVGPCPNERLGILDLIVLGTAHSKFDSNYGGGHLFREMVEGKNIKVDVTTSEGGHFSVETQLSEIPYAKLNATRHAFKNYRAFVNPGKEPIKTIFHALPFEGEFKEMTFCGCGELNPIENDPKLETIGIGTRVLLNGADGFVTGAGTRSAPDNPNLTGFADMHDMTPEYMGGFVTSAGPEIINTWAVPIPILHEGILENILKLDKEIPLKLVDLAGRIPLCEITYGDVWDNVDLNIKYEPEKCLNCKDCLVIEACPMGAVSRRENGAVHNPEFCFNCGLCISRCRGEAFSANLGSVRCATGGCLRDIKITLRQSDRARANIAAEELKKKILTGRFRLNEPVEKISWRE, from the coding sequence ATGAACGGAGCATTAGATAACACAGGGACGTCCCGGACAATCCCAGAAATCCAGGATAAAATTGATGCCGGAGACGCAATCGTTCTTACGGTTACGGAAATTAGTGAGAGAATTCAGGCAGGGGAGGATATAAAGCTCGAAGATGTGGATGTTGTAACAACTGCAACACGTGGCATTATGAGTGGAACCTATGCCGTACTTTCGTTCAAAGTTTCAGAGCCTGACTCATTTGTTAAGGCGTCTGAAGTCCTGCTGAACGGTGTGCCGGCAGTTGTTGGTCCCTGCCCGAATGAAAGGCTTGGAATTTTGGACCTGATAGTACTTGGAACTGCTCACAGTAAGTTTGATTCCAACTACGGAGGCGGACACCTTTTCAGGGAGATGGTAGAAGGAAAAAACATTAAAGTTGATGTGACTACCAGTGAAGGAGGCCATTTCTCGGTAGAAACGCAACTATCTGAGATTCCCTATGCGAAACTCAATGCAACAAGACATGCCTTTAAGAATTATAGGGCGTTTGTAAACCCTGGAAAAGAGCCTATCAAAACCATCTTTCACGCCCTGCCGTTTGAAGGTGAGTTTAAGGAAATGACCTTTTGCGGTTGCGGTGAGTTAAACCCAATTGAAAACGACCCCAAGCTTGAAACTATAGGAATCGGGACAAGGGTACTTCTCAACGGAGCAGACGGATTTGTAACTGGGGCTGGCACTCGAAGCGCTCCGGATAATCCGAACCTTACGGGTTTTGCGGATATGCATGACATGACCCCTGAGTACATGGGAGGATTTGTAACATCTGCCGGCCCTGAAATTATCAATACATGGGCTGTTCCTATCCCGATTCTTCACGAAGGAATACTGGAAAATATCCTGAAGCTGGATAAGGAAATCCCACTCAAGCTGGTAGATCTCGCAGGGCGAATTCCTCTCTGTGAAATCACCTATGGGGATGTATGGGATAACGTGGACCTGAATATTAAGTACGAGCCCGAAAAATGCCTTAATTGCAAGGATTGCCTTGTAATCGAAGCCTGTCCCATGGGTGCGGTAAGCCGGAGAGAAAACGGAGCTGTACACAATCCGGAATTTTGCTTTAACTGCGGACTCTGTATCTCAAGGTGCAGAGGAGAAGCATTCAGTGCAAATCTGGGTTCTGTCAGGTGTGCAACCGGAGGCTGTCTCAGGGACATTAAGATAACCCTGCGTCAATCCGATCGTGCAAGAGCAAATATAGCTGCTGAAGAACTCAAAAAGAAAATTCTCACAGGAAGATTCAGGCTTAATGAGCCTGTAGAAAAAATAAGCTGGAGAGAGTAA
- the comE gene encoding sulfopyruvate decarboxylase subunit beta, translating to MANPEEEVIAIMKKSGIDLAATLPCDRIKNLLPLVSENFPEIKLTREENGVGICAGFYLAGGKPMMLIQSTGLGNMINALESLNLICRIPLPVLASWRGVYAEGIEAQVPLGAHLPAILEGAGLEYSIIDEAEKLPLLETVIKDAFENLRPHIALISPKVWESSDCCAWEAAGLPEKPEIMERACSFNLTRETLRPLMLRNDAICAIASQLDDEITVTNLGVPCKELYACRDRKLNFYMFGSMGLVSSIGFGLALRTEKTVVTFDGDGSLLMNPNALLEIARETPKNLIVICLDNGAYGSTGSQETCALRYIDLEIFATACGIRNTAKVNSPEELIEAFRKFRAMQELSFIHVILKPGNTKAPNIPLSPEEVTKRFKEALKA from the coding sequence ATGGCAAATCCGGAAGAAGAAGTCATAGCAATAATGAAAAAGTCAGGTATCGACCTTGCCGCAACTCTGCCCTGCGACAGGATCAAAAACCTGCTTCCCCTGGTTTCGGAAAATTTTCCTGAAATCAAGTTAACGAGAGAAGAAAACGGCGTGGGCATTTGTGCCGGGTTTTATCTCGCAGGGGGAAAGCCCATGATGCTTATCCAGAGTACCGGGCTTGGAAATATGATTAATGCCCTAGAATCTCTGAACTTAATCTGCAGGATCCCCTTACCTGTTCTGGCAAGCTGGCGCGGGGTTTACGCTGAAGGCATCGAAGCCCAGGTTCCGCTTGGCGCCCATCTCCCTGCAATCCTTGAAGGAGCAGGCCTGGAATATTCAATAATTGACGAAGCCGAAAAGCTGCCTCTCCTTGAAACCGTAATAAAAGACGCTTTTGAGAACCTCAGGCCACATATAGCCCTGATTTCTCCGAAAGTTTGGGAAAGTTCGGATTGTTGTGCCTGGGAAGCGGCTGGACTGCCCGAAAAACCAGAGATTATGGAAAGAGCATGTAGTTTTAATCTTACAAGGGAAACCCTCAGGCCATTAATGCTCAGGAACGATGCGATTTGTGCAATTGCTTCTCAACTCGATGATGAAATTACGGTGACAAATCTGGGGGTTCCCTGCAAGGAACTTTATGCTTGCAGGGACAGAAAACTCAACTTTTATATGTTTGGTTCAATGGGGCTCGTCTCGTCGATAGGGTTTGGCCTTGCTCTTAGAACCGAGAAGACGGTTGTGACCTTTGACGGAGACGGCAGCCTGCTTATGAATCCCAACGCCCTGCTCGAAATTGCCAGAGAAACTCCGAAGAACCTGATAGTTATCTGCCTTGACAATGGCGCCTATGGCTCCACAGGCTCGCAGGAAACCTGTGCTCTCCGCTATATTGACCTGGAAATTTTTGCAACTGCTTGCGGAATTCGAAATACGGCTAAGGTAAACAGTCCAGAGGAGTTAATAGAAGCTTTCAGGAAGTTTCGGGCCATGCAGGAACTTTCCTTTATCCATGTAATCCTGAAGCCTGGAAATACAAAAGCACCCAATATCCCCCTGAGCCCTGAAGAGGTTACAAAGCGCTTCAAAGAGGCTTTAAAAGCTTGA